The following are from one region of the Capsicum annuum cultivar UCD-10X-F1 chromosome 1, UCD10Xv1.1, whole genome shotgun sequence genome:
- the LOC107877615 gene encoding uncharacterized protein LOC107877615 isoform X1 — MATTPASELSDGPVLSVINKRLRALRKKQNRILQMEESVSKGKILNKEQEETLRSKSTVIAAIDELEKLRQPLAAAVAEEINQVSAVSNTDTSIIESSKVEDLLKLLYFGHMFDVESMKSDFVTPTMLTRTMERACCLSYDCMPDDESSDVMDLLGERDLDLISTLSGLVVSRPVNSPLSHKHALQKCIEHAKLWLSKSEQPIEVNSDATYAGLRSKLDKIIGSLYFTTDPVKVEAAAGKYGSYSVPVEEHVEPVPVDVPLQVDAPSVQYEQKDVEAASSQTIETSEIHVSNVELQQGEQDNVVSQQHAEPEEFASEAEGVDNMRNAEFIEQQSVPRRSYQNQNYRGNRGGSVGDRRGYSNGRGGRGRGGSYQNGRSQYYDQSGTYQQRNYSNYRGRGGRGTGGGVGYNHYASGDQPDSYSAADLR; from the exons ATGGCAACCACACCAGCTTCCGAACTCTCCGACGGACCAGTCCTAAGCGTTATCAACAAGCGTCTTCGTGCTCTCCGCAAAAAGCAAAATCGCATTCTCCAAATGGAAGAATCGGTTTCAAAAGGTAAAATCCTCaacaaagaacaagaagaaactCTCCGCTCCAAATCGACGGTCATCGCTGCTATTGACGAGCTTGAAAAGCTTCGTCAGCCACTTGCTGCTGCTGTAGCTGAAGAAATCAATCAAGTTTCCGCAGTTTCTAATACGGATACGTCGATTATTGAGTCTAGTAAAGTGGAGGATTTACTTAAACTGTTGTACTTTGGTCACATGTTTGATGTGGAATCCATGAAAAGTGATTTTGTAACGCCTACGATGTTGACTAGGACAATGGAGAGAGCTTGTTGTTTGAGTTATGATTGTATGCCGGATGATGAATCAAGTGATGTGATGGATCTGTTAGGGGAGAGAGATTTGGATTTGATTTCGACGCTTAGCGGGTTGGTTGTTTCACGGCCGGTGAATTCTCCTTTGTCACATAAGCATGCTCTTCAGAAATGTATTGAACATGCTAAGCTGTGGCTTTCGAAGTCTGAGCAGCCCATTGAAGTCAATTCCGATGCTACTT ATGCTGGGCTGAGATCAAAGCTGGATAAGATCATTGGTTCACTATATTTTACGACAGACCCTGTTAAAGTGGAGGCAGCTGCTGGTAAATATGGGTCTTATTCAGTGCCAGTAGAAGAGCATGTGGAGCCTGTGCCAGTTGATGTACCCCTGCAAGTCGATGCCCCAAGTGTGCAGTATGAGCAGAAG GACGTAGAAGCTGCAAGTTCTCAAACAATTGAAACTAGTGAAATTCATGTTAGCAATGTGGAACTGCAGCAG GGGGAACAGGATAACGTGGTGTCTCAACAACATGCTGAACCAGAAGAATTTGCATCTGAGGCTGAAGGCGTTGATAATATGAGGAATGCAGAGTTCATTGAGCAACAATCTGTTCCCCGAAGGTCTTACCAGAATCAGAATTACAGGGGTAACCGTGGTGGGAGTGTGGGTGACCGTCGTGGATACTCCAATGGCCGTGGAGGACGTGGCAGAGGAGGGTCTTACCAGAATGGCCGCAGTCAATACTACGATCAATCTGGTACTTACCAACAGAGGAACTATAGTAACTATAGGGGAAGGGGTGGCAGGGGTACAGGTGGGGGTGTAGGTTATAATCATTATGCTTCAGGTGATCAACCAGACAGTTACTCTGCTGCTGATTTAAGGTGA
- the LOC107877615 gene encoding uncharacterized protein LOC107877615 isoform X2, which produces MATTPASELSDGPVLSVINKRLRALRKKQNRILQMEESVSKGKILNKEQEETLRSKSTVIAAIDELEKLRQPLAAAVAEEINQVSAVSNTDTSIIESSKVEDLLKLLYFGHMFDVESMKSDFVTPTMLTRTMERACCLSYDCMPDDESSDVMDLLGERDLDLISTLSGLVVSRPVNSPLSHKHALQKCIEHAKLWLSKSEQPIEVNSDATYAGLRSKLDKIIGSLYFTTDPVKVEAAAGKYGSYSVPVEEHVEPVPVDVPLQVDAPSVQYEQKGEQDNVVSQQHAEPEEFASEAEGVDNMRNAEFIEQQSVPRRSYQNQNYRGNRGGSVGDRRGYSNGRGGRGRGGSYQNGRSQYYDQSGTYQQRNYSNYRGRGGRGTGGGVGYNHYASGDQPDSYSAADLR; this is translated from the exons ATGGCAACCACACCAGCTTCCGAACTCTCCGACGGACCAGTCCTAAGCGTTATCAACAAGCGTCTTCGTGCTCTCCGCAAAAAGCAAAATCGCATTCTCCAAATGGAAGAATCGGTTTCAAAAGGTAAAATCCTCaacaaagaacaagaagaaactCTCCGCTCCAAATCGACGGTCATCGCTGCTATTGACGAGCTTGAAAAGCTTCGTCAGCCACTTGCTGCTGCTGTAGCTGAAGAAATCAATCAAGTTTCCGCAGTTTCTAATACGGATACGTCGATTATTGAGTCTAGTAAAGTGGAGGATTTACTTAAACTGTTGTACTTTGGTCACATGTTTGATGTGGAATCCATGAAAAGTGATTTTGTAACGCCTACGATGTTGACTAGGACAATGGAGAGAGCTTGTTGTTTGAGTTATGATTGTATGCCGGATGATGAATCAAGTGATGTGATGGATCTGTTAGGGGAGAGAGATTTGGATTTGATTTCGACGCTTAGCGGGTTGGTTGTTTCACGGCCGGTGAATTCTCCTTTGTCACATAAGCATGCTCTTCAGAAATGTATTGAACATGCTAAGCTGTGGCTTTCGAAGTCTGAGCAGCCCATTGAAGTCAATTCCGATGCTACTT ATGCTGGGCTGAGATCAAAGCTGGATAAGATCATTGGTTCACTATATTTTACGACAGACCCTGTTAAAGTGGAGGCAGCTGCTGGTAAATATGGGTCTTATTCAGTGCCAGTAGAAGAGCATGTGGAGCCTGTGCCAGTTGATGTACCCCTGCAAGTCGATGCCCCAAGTGTGCAGTATGAGCAGAAG GGGGAACAGGATAACGTGGTGTCTCAACAACATGCTGAACCAGAAGAATTTGCATCTGAGGCTGAAGGCGTTGATAATATGAGGAATGCAGAGTTCATTGAGCAACAATCTGTTCCCCGAAGGTCTTACCAGAATCAGAATTACAGGGGTAACCGTGGTGGGAGTGTGGGTGACCGTCGTGGATACTCCAATGGCCGTGGAGGACGTGGCAGAGGAGGGTCTTACCAGAATGGCCGCAGTCAATACTACGATCAATCTGGTACTTACCAACAGAGGAACTATAGTAACTATAGGGGAAGGGGTGGCAGGGGTACAGGTGGGGGTGTAGGTTATAATCATTATGCTTCAGGTGATCAACCAGACAGTTACTCTGCTGCTGATTTAAGGTGA